Genomic DNA from Verrucomicrobiota bacterium:
TGTTGGAAGCAGACACGATTCTTGCCTTCTTTGGCTACAACGAATCTTTCGATGGCATCGAAAAGGCAGACAATTTTTTCTACGAGGTGGATGCGTTTATAAAACATACGCTTGCTCAAAAGTACAATGGCAAGTCGGCACCCCGATTGGTTTTGGTTTCCCCCATTGCCTATGAAGATCTTTCCGATAAAATGGATCTACCCAATGGGGTCGAAGAAAATAAACGGTTGGCCGCTTATGCCGCCGCCATGAAGCGGGCAGCCAAGGATAATGGCGTTGGTTTTATTGATCTCTTTTCTCCAACCCTGGCACTGTACCCAGTCGAATCCACACCGCAAACGATCAACGGTTTTTCGTTGTCTGATGATGGTTATAGAAATCTATCTGGCATCTTGGCCAACGCCTTATATGGACAAACCGAACCAAGTTCATGGACTTCGGCGGATCTTGTTTATAAAGCGGTTAAGGACAAAAATTGGTTTTGGTTCAATGACTATCGTATGCTTAACGGAGTCCACGCCTATGGTCGTCGCTACGCTCCTTACGGTGATAAGAATTATCCGGAGGAAATTGCAAAGATCCGCGAAATGACTGCTCTTCGTGACGGGAAAATCCATGAGCTTGTACGCGGCAAGACCGAGACGCTGATGGTGGATGACTCAAAGACACTGAGCTTAACGCCTACGGAAACTAATTTCGATTTTCCGATTGAGTTTCTGGACGTCAACAAAGCCCTGGAGGGTTTCACGCTCCCTGAAGGTTACAAGATTGATCTGTTTGCTTCTGAGTCTGAATTTCCGGATTTACGCAATCCGGTGCAAACTGCTTTTGATAACAAAGGTCGTTTGTGGGTGTCTGTTCTACCGTCCTACCCCCACTACAAACCGGGAGACGAACGACCCAACGACAAGATCCTGATATTGGAAGACACCGATGGAGATGGTCGTGCGGATAAACAGACGGTATTCGCGGATGGACTTCATCTTCCTATCGGGTTCGAAATCGCTCCCGAAGGCGTGTATCTTTCTCAGGAACCTAATCTTGTTTTACTCGTAGATGATGATGGGGATGACCAAGCCGACCGCATGGAACTTATTTTGCACGGATTTGATTCCCACGATACGCACCATGCTATCTCCGCTTACAGTGCAGATGCTTCCGGCGCGTTTTACATGAGCGAAGGTCGCTTCTTACATTCGCAAGTCGAAACACCTTATGGACCTGAGCGATGCACCGATGGTGGTAATTGGCGCTTCGATCCCAAGAGTTGGAAACTCGAGCGTTTTATGCAAACCGATGTTTCTAATCCTTGGGGGATCACTTTTAATGAGTGGGGACAAAACTTTTTGTCTGATGCCTCTGGAGGTGCCAATTGGTGGTCGTTACCACTTTCCGTAAAGATTCCCTACGGAATGGAAATCGAAAAGGTTGATCAATTTACCACACACCGGGTTCGTCCCACTTCGGGAACCGAGTTTATGTATTCCAGGCATTTCCCGGATGACGTGCAGGGCGATTTTCTTATATGCAACTCAATAGGTTTTCTTGGAATCAAACAGCATAAAATCTGGGAGGACGGTGCAGGATATACCGGTGAACTTCGGCAGGATATGCTTTACTCGAATGATCCAAACTTTCGTCCGGTAGACATCGAAACGGCGCCGGACGGATCGCTTTATGTTATTGATTGGCACAACCCGCTGATTGGACACATGCAGCACTCGGCTCGCGATCCGAACCGTGACAACGACCATGGCCGTATCTATCGCATTACCTATCCATCGCGACCTTTGCTGGAACCTGCGGAAATTGACGGAGCATCTTTATCAACACTTTTCGAAAATCTGAAAGCGCATGAGTACCGCACCCGCTATCGTACCCGCAGAGAGATTCGCGAACACGACGCAAAGAAGGTGATTCCAGCAATTAAAAAATGGGCCTCGAGCTTAGATAAGTCTGACCCGAATTTTAATCGTCACTTATTAGAGGCGCTATGGGTAACCTGGGGGCAGAATCGGGTGGACGAAAAATTGTTAAAGCAGTGCCTGGAAAGCAAAAGCTACGACTTGCGATCGGCAGCTGTTCGAGTGCTCCGTTACGCTTATTCTCAGGTCGATGGTTATGAAAAACTTTTTATGACTGCTGCTGTGGATGAACATCCGCGTGTGCGCCTCGAATCCGTGGTTGCCGCTTCCTGGATGGATAATGATATTGGAGCCAGGATCGCAGTTGAAGGTATGAAAAAGCC
This window encodes:
- a CDS encoding c-type cytochrome — protein: MFKRLILAVVFTFGVNAGMAKPLPLKIKKGENIVLIGSGLGERMNYFPYFETELQRRYPEHNLIFRNICHPGDTPGFRPHPSRETQWAFPGAEAFHPQHAIHTGIGHYPYPDEWLSMLEADTILAFFGYNESFDGIEKADNFFYEVDAFIKHTLAQKYNGKSAPRLVLVSPIAYEDLSDKMDLPNGVEENKRLAAYAAAMKRAAKDNGVGFIDLFSPTLALYPVESTPQTINGFSLSDDGYRNLSGILANALYGQTEPSSWTSADLVYKAVKDKNWFWFNDYRMLNGVHAYGRRYAPYGDKNYPEEIAKIREMTALRDGKIHELVRGKTETLMVDDSKTLSLTPTETNFDFPIEFLDVNKALEGFTLPEGYKIDLFASESEFPDLRNPVQTAFDNKGRLWVSVLPSYPHYKPGDERPNDKILILEDTDGDGRADKQTVFADGLHLPIGFEIAPEGVYLSQEPNLVLLVDDDGDDQADRMELILHGFDSHDTHHAISAYSADASGAFYMSEGRFLHSQVETPYGPERCTDGGNWRFDPKSWKLERFMQTDVSNPWGITFNEWGQNFLSDASGGANWWSLPLSVKIPYGMEIEKVDQFTTHRVRPTSGTEFMYSRHFPDDVQGDFLICNSIGFLGIKQHKIWEDGAGYTGELRQDMLYSNDPNFRPVDIETAPDGSLYVIDWHNPLIGHMQHSARDPNRDNDHGRIYRITYPSRPLLEPAEIDGASLSTLFENLKAHEYRTRYRTRREIREHDAKKVIPAIKKWASSLDKSDPNFNRHLLEALWVTWGQNRVDEKLLKQCLESKSYDLRSAAVRVLRYAYSQVDGYEKLFMTAAVDEHPRVRLESVVAASWMDNDIGARIAVEGMKKPITKWMGPAYEAIMWTLGDRIESMALLGDLDVSANPTLASYLSGTLQFYDPKKKGNSNSVPQTNLPAAALKVFEIGHEVFNRDAHCATCHGEDGKGAIQDIYPPLNDNEWVMGNEDRFIKMVLKGLWGPIEVAGQQFDPTKGLPPMTGFEGILTDEEIAAVITYTRIQFGNKKVLSKVVDPADVARVREEVKGKVGFYMVDEILKMHPHD